The following is a genomic window from Perognathus longimembris pacificus isolate PPM17 chromosome 20, ASM2315922v1, whole genome shotgun sequence.
ccaggcTGGCAaacaaagaaagtgaaaagaataaaatgagattGCATTGTTTCAGTGTCATGGGACCTGGCACCTGATGCAGTGATTAAACCCCTGGTGCTCAGGGTAGATCAGACCTGGGTCCTTTCTCCTCCAGAGAGCCATCCTGGTTCCAGGTCCAACACAGCAGGCCCATGGGAAATCCTTCCCCAGTGCCATCCTACCTAGAGTGCACCTGGACATCATAGAAATGGGGTCCTTTGCTGTGAACTCTGTTGCTGTGTTATTTCATCTCCCACCCTcagtggtctttttttttgttttcttttcttgctttgttttttgccattgctggggtttgaacttggtgcctaggtgctgtccctgagcttctgtactcaaagctgtcactcctgcactttgagccagacctccacttcagcttttcaggtagtttattggagataggcatTTCATGGGCGcttttgcctgggctaacttcaacctttggtgctcagatctcagcctccagaggagctgggattacaggcatgagccaccaacgcccagcaGCATCAGTTAATTTTACTCTGAGTCATAAATCTGTGGCCAGCAAATGCTAAGCAGCATCTGCTCTCCTGTGCTCTGTCAATTAATATCAGAGATCCTTCTAGGCCTTGCATTGACTTTCCATTGCTTTACTCCTGGCACAGTGATTTTATTTAGAAACCCTGAAAATGATTTGACAAACTAATGCACAACCAAAAGACCCACAGGTATCTTGATGTCTGGGAGACATTTTCTAGAACTTCTCTGACCACCAGGAATGTGAGCAATTAGGGGAATGATGCTTGTTtaattctctcctttctctctttcagttGATCTATGTCATCAGAAATCCTAAGGATGTTCTTATATCTGGTTATTATTTCTGGAGTTCTACAAATCTGGCTAAGAAGCCAGAGTCGCTGGAACAATATTTTGAATGGTTCTTGCGAGGACATGGTGAGTGTGTAGCATCTTTCAGTGCCTTCTGTGACCCCTCGCTCCAGGTTTTATCTTTAAATCTCACCATCTGTGAGTCCAGTTTTGCTCCCCCTAGAATTCACCTTTGCTAAAGGCAACACCACACTTTGCCCATGATGGAAGTTCCCCTGGGGTTTTGAGCCCCTGGAGCTCCATACCTGAGGAAGACCCGGCCCCCTCTGTGGGTTCTCCTCCCAGCTGTTGACTGACAGCTTCTCACGGGCTTCTCAGATGACCAGATTCTCCCTTTCCTATGTATttatattctttccattttcttgtgctGTCTGTTTTTCTCACTGGAAGTTGGGATCGCTATGTTTGCAATCAAGCAAAATTTGTGGGTCATTCATTGTCCTTGTAATTTTGtcatttctctgtgtttctgtcagGTTTCCATGGCTTGAGTTGGGTATGGAAGATGGGGGCCCACATCTATGCTTTATTTACCTCATCATCTGGAGGCTCAGGCTCTTAGCTTTAgcttcacaaccagcagagctaCTTAACGAACTGTTTCTCCCGTAATCCAATATCTCCTCCCACTCAGCAGCATGGTGCTGCTGCTCATGGCTGTcagctcagctactcaggaggctgagagctgagatcaCCAGTGGAAGCCAACTCAGGTAGAAAGGTCCAGGAGACTCTGGTCTCTACTTAATCATCATAATGCAGGAAGtgaatttgtggctcaagtgggagagtgcctgcctggagagtaaaaactcaggcacagtgaccaggtcctgagtttgagtccagAAGTAGCGCACCTCAGTTTGACTGTGATCTACAGAGTTGATTGTTCAAAATTAGACAATGtgtagtattattttttcttttggtcagttatgggcctgaactctgggactggtcACTGCCCTAAACCTCTAGAACTCAATCATAggtctcttctacttgagccacagcaacacttccggttttctggtggttagttggagattaggtctcagtaactttcctgcctgggctggctttgaaccgccatcttcagatctcagcctcctgattagctagaatgacagacgtgagccagctGTGCCCATCTTGAACAGTAGGTCTGCCAGTGTTTTCATGTAGAAGGAACCACAGCAGAGCCCCTGCAGACTGACTTGCGTGGTGTCGTGGGCAAGGATGGGGAGGCGCCTCGTGTGCCAAGTGTGAAAGCTTAGATCTTGCACTTGGACTTCTGCTCAGTTGTGGAAATTATGGACTTGGGCCAACTTCCCATGGAGTGCCCTCAGTGTGAACTATGTGAAGGCCTGAGGCACTTGCTGCTCAGGGGAGAGGAGTTGCTGCTGCCTTTGGTGACCTGCTTACACAGGTTgctccaaaagagaaaagaaaaccagattgTTCAGAAAGCCATGTCCTGTACCTCAGTTcccagagaggggaggagagaaggaggacacAGTGACTCCATGGGGACTGAGCCGGTGTCATGGGGTCACCACCCAGGTCTGATGGCTTTATagcccaggccctggagggatTTGAAGTCACTGCCCCCATGATGCCCTGGCAGTTATTCATGTATGTGGAGTTCTGCTCAGTTGTGGAAATTATGGATATGGACCAACTTGGCATGGAGGGCACTCAGCCTGAGTACTCACTGCCCAGGTCAGAGGAGTTGCTGCTCCCTTTGGGTGACCTGCCCCACGTGGGGCAAAGCTTGCTCAAGAGGAAATAATAGtttagaaagagggctggggatatggcctagtggcaagagggcttgccttgtaaacatgaggccctgggttcaattccccagcaccacatatacagaaaatggccagaagtggcgctgtggctcaagtggcagagtgctagccttgagcaaaaagaagccagggacagtgctcaggccctgagtccaaggcccaggactggccaaaagaaaaaaaaaaaaggcactttctttggggctggggatatagcctagtggcaagagtgcctgcctcggatacacgaggccctaggttcgattccccagcaccacatatacagaaaacggccagaagcggcgctgtggctcaagtggcagagtgctagccttgagcgggaagaagccagggacagtgctcaggccctgagtccaaggcccaggactggccaaaaaaaaaaaaaaaaaaaaaaaaatagtttggaaagCCATGTCCTGCCTCCAGAGGGCTCTCCCTTTCAGGCTATAGAGAGACAGGATTCATTACTCAGTTCACCCTGGTGAAGTTAAAAGGGACCAAAGTGATCAGTGCTAAGGACACAGGGCAGATGGGGAAAGAAGTGACTTTATTTGCTGCCCTGGTGTCCCCTGCAGTGCCGTACGGGTCGTGGTTTGATCACGTCCGAGGCTGGCTGTCATTGAGGGAAAAGGAGAATGTGCTGGTGCTCTGTTATGAGGAGATGAGAAAGGTAATGAATGATTTTCCATGCCCCCACCACACCACTGACCCCCtgaccccttcctccttctccccttctacTCCCTCtcccctagtacacacacacacacacacacacacacacacacacacacacatacacacacacacactctgaatgTCCTTCTTGGTCAAATGTCTCCATCATGtggtctgtctttccttcctgtaTTCTActcatcctcttttcttttcttcatttttaattgtttttggagatggaatcttgaactCAGTTTGTGATGCTTTGCTctatggctggcattctacccacTGAGTCACAACTCCAACCCTACACTCCACTCATCCTTTCCCCTGCCatttcctctgctgtcttccctccccctcctgtcccctcctcctgaAACCCACTCCCTGATGTCTCCCTCTCATACCTGAGAACCTGTTTTTCTCCCGTTAGGACCCAAGAAAGTCAGTAGAGAAGATCTGCCGGTTTCTGGGAAAGGCCCTAGAACCGGGAGAGCTCAACTTGGTCCTGGAAAACAGTTCCTTCCAGGCGATGAAGGAGAACAAGATGTCCAATTTTGGTAGTGTGGCCAAGGAGCTTGTTCTCAACGACTTCAAAATCACCAGGAAAGGTATGGATACACCATGCGGAGGTGTCAGAGGCCTAGATAGGCAAGTCCAGTGCTCTCACCGCAGGCTCCAGTCCAAGGATCAGCCAAAGGCAGCATGAGTGGTCACTCCCAGCTTGTCAACAAAAGTAGGTtggcagtggagctatggctcaagtggtatggtgccAATTTTCagcaaagaaaactcaaaatCAGAGtctaggccccgagtccaaggcccacaactaacAGACCAACggacaaacaaacaaggaaatggGTAATGTGATAGTAATTagagctgaaaacaaaacaaaatacaagttcCAGCTGGATGttcatggctcaggcctgtaaactagccacccaggaaactgagatctgagaatcccctgtcaaagccagcccagacaggaaaatccatgagactcctgttcagttaaccaccaaaacaaatagaaaatggagctacggctcaaggaAGAACACTAGGCTTGAGGAGAAATAACTCCCTGTCTACaatcagcccctgagttcaagatccccTATggacacacacttgcacacacatgcacgcgtgttCCCAGAGGCACACACATTTAACTCTTATAGAAGAACTCTACCGGATGcacctgtacacacacaaacacacacatgtgcacacatggaaAGACACATTCAAGTTTATTAACTAAAAACTGTATAAAATACACATGGACACAATGTAAATCCACACacttgtgtacacatgcacatctaACTCTATTATATAATAACTCTATCACATAAACACTCACCTTTAACCCTGTATTACAGAGAAAGGGTATTGTGTGCTCGCAGACATGGAGGGGACCCGGTACTTCTGAGACCCCAGGTCTGAGCTTCCAGTGTCTTGCTCACCTGGGGCAAGAAGTCACCCATGGTGGCAGAGGGCAGAATTTCCGAGGAGAGCACTGGGCATGGAGCCGGTTGCTGTGGAGTTCATCTCCTGAGGAGATCAGTGGCTTCACTCTCTGggtgggcagagggcagaggggacAAAAGGGGTTGGCGCCATCCTGCCCTGGCCCTGTCTGATGTCAGCATTTCTCCATGGCCTCCAGGCATTACCGGGGACTGGAAGAACCACTTCACCCCAGCCCAGACCCAAGCCTTTGAGGAAACCTTCCGGGAGAAGATGGCAGGACTTCCTCCAGAGCTGTTTCCATGGGACTAAGTCCAGAATTACCTCTGTGTCTGGGGGGAGGAAGACTTGTGCCCCATCTTGCAGAGGCgacaggcctggggagggggctcaTAGATGCATCTGTCCCTCAGTTCTGCAGGTCTGGGTTTTTCTGTGGCATCTTTGATCCAAtcaccagggtgagtgaccaggTGCAAGTCAATGAGGCTCATGGGTGTTCTTGCTCAAATAAATGGGGGCAACGGAACTCAGGGATGACAAACATGCCTTAATGCTTCCCTTTGTGGGGGTGACCCTCGAGGAAGTCCCTGAGGAGGTCCCCCAGGAGGGGACAGAGATGTCCCATGGCAGGAGGCTGCCTGAGGGTATGTTGGATGTTCTCTGGAAGGGTTCTCTTTCCTCCCATTGACTCCTACGGGAAGCACTCTGCTCTTTCCACACCAGACAGCTCCAATCCCTCATTCCAATGAAGGCAAACATCCACTACCTCGGGCATCACCACATGGACCTGGGTCTTTGCACTGATGATCTGTCTCAAAGAAGTACAACACTCCTCCAAAGGGAAGCATGGCCAATGGGACTGGCAAGCTGGCAAAGTCCTTTGGGTGAACCCTGAGGTCCTGGTGCAGAAAAGACAGGGGAGACTGGGAAGTGTGGATGGCGGTAGGGCCTAGGCCAAGCCCCTGTGGCAATTTCCATGAAGTGATGGTGGCCAGGAAGAGTGGCCAGTGACAGTGGGCCTGTCTCCTGCGATCTGCAGGAGGACTGTGCTCTGTACAGGGAACCCTTCCTCACCGTTCTTTCTGGttcaggggtggggaggaggtgcaCTACAGTGTGAGCTTAGGACTTTGTTCCTGCTAtccaggtgctctactgcttgagccacactgccagtcCCCCTCATcctaccttttcttttgtttagttttgcccTGGCTGTTTTTGAGGTTGGGGTCTCACTTTTTTCCAGGACTGGCCTGGACCTGGAGCTTCCTATTTATACTTGTCACTTTAGCTGGGTAACATGCACGCACCACCAGCctgtgtttgttgagatggggagaAGTTCTCTCGATGCTGTTAGCCTAGTCCATCTGGGAACTTTTATTCctcctgatcccagcctcctctatCCTTCAGAGCCGGGAGGGCTGGTGCACACCCCGATCCCAGGTATTGGCTGAGATGTGGTCTCATGAACCTTTTTCCTCGGGCTGGCCTTCAATCCCAGTTCTTCTTATCtctgccttctgactagctaggattagagatgtgagccaccggcacctggcttctttcttctatAAGATTTTGCTCTTCATGGGCTGGGACGGGCTCCAGGGAATAAGTTCAACAGATTTGGGGAGAGAGGGATAGGCTGGGGGCAGAGAAATGACACTGGACTGAAGATGAATACTGCAGATTACACTGTTACCTTAGCTTTAGAAAAGTGAAAGTGCAATTATTTCATAGTGCAAGTTTGCTGACCAGCTCCCCTTGTACACAAGGTAACTGGCTGCAGGTGAGACTGCTGCTGCAGCTGGGAGGGTTTTGTCTTTCCCACTTCTCCTTGCCACAGGAGCTGCGTGTTTGCTACCCATAGGCTAAATTAACCCAGAGAAAGACTACATCTTCCCTGCTTCTGGAAACCATCCATGAAGCATTAGGCCTAGATTtcaggtccccaaagaccaccaaggagccaattctgatgcaaacgcatgagagtctttattgcaagctggagcctggactctcaaccagcACCGACACAttggatctggattgagaaccCTGATCcccagataggcagggtttttattgtgattacaacaggggcaggctatttccaacttggcagatacttcaTTGGATGGcacttagcaagcaagtcttgtcctatatctattggctatctaccctctCAGTTATCTATTTAGGATTTGATAATGgcaactggccttgatatcaggaacgGACAACCTGTGGTCACGCAGCACTGATGCAGCAGGTTAATGCAtgtggtagagcaagtcacaaatgggtttatcaagctgtttacagaagcagaattttgcggtcaggctgacctagtaccaactttattttaacaattgccaccatgctttcccattaccactaagcaagcttgagcgggctaaaacaatccagtactccgtcataagtaaaccaacccaacagt
Proteins encoded in this region:
- the LOC125368432 gene encoding bile salt sulfotransferase 2-like isoform X2; translated protein: MAQDYMWYDGIAFPAVDYKPEILKAAHEKFVVKDEDIMLVSYPKSGTHWLIEIISLIHTKGDPKWVRSVNTYDRSPWIETESGNTTIVNRKEAPPLISSHLPIQLFPKSFFTSKAKLIYVIRNPKDVLISGYYFWSSTNLAKKPESLEQYFEWFLRGHVPYGSWFDHVRGWLSLREKENVLVLCYEEMRKALPGTGRTTSPQPRPKPLRKPSGRRWQDFLQSCFHGTKSRITSVSGGRKTCAPSCRGDRPGEGAHRCICPSVLQVWVFLWHL
- the LOC125368432 gene encoding sulfotransferase 2A1-like isoform X1 → MAQDYMWYDGIAFPAVDYKPEILKAAHEKFVVKDEDIMLVSYPKSGTHWLIEIISLIHTKGDPKWVRSVNTYDRSPWIETESGNTTIVNRKEAPPLISSHLPIQLFPKSFFTSKAKLIYVIRNPKDVLISGYYFWSSTNLAKKPESLEQYFEWFLRGHVPYGSWFDHVRGWLSLREKENVLVLCYEEMRKDPRKSVEKICRFLGKALEPGELNLVLENSSFQAMKENKMSNFGSVAKELVLNDFKITRKGITGDWKNHFTPAQTQAFEETFREKMAGLPPELFPWD